One window from the genome of Pseudomonas sp. L5B5 encodes:
- a CDS encoding HIT family protein → MSLISQRVELARQGANDKVICRMASGWAVMGDVQFLPGYCLLLPDPVVPSLNDLDAQARAAYLLDMARIGDAVLQATGALRMNYEILGNSEPELHCHLFPRYASEPEDKRRMPVWFYDWKTAVAYTESEHGELRKRIAQLLEAAR, encoded by the coding sequence ATGTCGCTGATTTCGCAACGTGTCGAGCTGGCCCGCCAGGGTGCCAACGACAAGGTGATTTGCCGCATGGCCTCGGGCTGGGCGGTCATGGGGGATGTGCAGTTCCTGCCGGGCTACTGCCTGCTGCTGCCTGATCCTGTGGTACCGAGCCTGAACGATCTGGATGCCCAGGCCAGGGCGGCCTACCTGCTGGACATGGCCCGTATCGGCGACGCCGTACTGCAGGCCACCGGGGCCCTGCGCATGAACTATGAAATCCTCGGCAATTCGGAACCGGAACTGCATTGCCACCTCTTTCCCCGTTATGCCAGCGAGCCTGAAGACAAGCGCCGGATGCCCGTCTGGTTCTACGACTGGAAGACCGCGGTGGCCTACACGGAGTCCGAACACGGGGAGTTGCGCAAGCGCATCGCGCAGTTGCTCGAAGCCGCTCGCTGA
- a CDS encoding LysE family translocator, with product MQMDDFYKIALFSSLILIVPGPSNTLLLASGFKFGVLRSLPLALVEMLGYTVSICTWGWGLVLLSQDHPWLIHLIKLCCACYIAALALKTWKTSGIDAHQADRFENWPRHLLIATLLNPKGLIFASVIFPASSFASVPGFAGSLGAFFVALAPIALLWISLGAGIRAQYFGRVSGPLFSRVTAIVLALFSATLTYTVVRAV from the coding sequence ATGCAAATGGACGACTTCTACAAGATCGCGTTGTTCTCATCCCTGATACTGATCGTTCCGGGGCCTTCGAATACGCTGCTGCTGGCTTCGGGCTTCAAGTTCGGCGTGCTGCGGTCCTTGCCCCTGGCGCTGGTCGAGATGCTCGGCTACACCGTTTCGATCTGTACCTGGGGCTGGGGGCTGGTGCTGCTGTCCCAGGACCATCCGTGGCTGATCCACCTGATCAAGCTCTGCTGTGCGTGCTACATCGCGGCGCTGGCCCTCAAGACCTGGAAGACCTCGGGTATCGATGCCCACCAGGCGGATCGGTTTGAAAACTGGCCGCGTCATCTGCTGATCGCGACCCTGCTCAATCCCAAGGGGTTGATCTTCGCCAGCGTGATCTTCCCGGCCAGCTCGTTTGCCAGTGTCCCGGGGTTCGCGGGGTCATTGGGCGCATTCTTCGTGGCACTGGCGCCCATCGCCTTGCTGTGGATTTCGCTGGGGGCGGGCATCCGGGCGCAATACTTCGGACGAGTGTCTGGCCCGTTGTTCTCAAGAGTCACGGCCATCGTGCTGGCGCTGTTCTCGGCAACGCTCACCTACACCGTCGTTCGGGCGGTATAG